GGACGAATTCTCCGTTTTGTCCTGCCAGGCAGCTTTGGTAGGATTTTGAACGTTTTTGGCATGAATTCCACACAGGATTCACGGAATTTCTTGATACGCCAACAGTAGATGATGGGGTTGAAGACTGATTTCAGGTAAGTTAGCCACAGGACCCAGATGCTAATGGTATAGAAGGAGTGACTGTGATAAAAGTTTTTGCTGAAAACAGAAAGCAGACTGTACACAGTGTATGGCAACCAGCAGAATGAAAAGCCAATGAAGAGGATTAAAATAGTTGTGAAGGCTCGAGTTTTGAAGCTCATGTCAACGTTTATTTGATGAGGTCGTTGTAAACCCATTAATCCGAGCTTGCTCACTTGATTTAAACAGAGGTTATCTGCGTGGTTGTGGATCTGTACTGCATTTCTTCGCACTGTGTTCAGAATGCAGAGGTAAGAATACAGCATCACACTGAAAGGAACAAAGAAAATGGTCACCAGCAAGAGCACAGCATAAACACGGTCAGCCCCCATCTCTGTGTACCCCAGGACACACTGGGGTGCCCGAGTAGGTACTTCCACTGCAGTCCAGCCAATCACCGATGGAAAGGAGATACAAAAGGAGACTGTCCATGAAACGACAATCATTATTTTGGCCCGATAAGGATTCAGCTTGTCTTGTCGTTGCACAATGATTAAGTAACGGTCAACACTGATTATCAGAAGAATTGCCACACCTTCCAGGACAAAGAACCAGTAAAACATAGCAGATATCCGGCAAAAATAACCTCCAAAGATCCACTCAACTGTTATGATGGTAATCGTGGTAAAAGGCATGCACATCAAAGACAGCATAATGTCAGAAAATGCAAGGGTGGCTAAGAGCAGGTTGATTGCCGAGCGCATTGCAGGCTTCTGGTATACAATTAAACACACTATTGCATTGCCAAGGAAACCAATAGCAATCATTGACATCATCACTATTGCTAGCATTATCCTTATAAAGACGGGAAGATTTGTCTTGCTTGAATTCACAATTGGATTTGTCACATTTAAAAACTCAGGGATACATCTCTCCAAAAGTGTACTATTACATTCAATCATTGTGAAAATGTCACTCATTCACTTCTGGGCTAAAATTGAATGTTATTGCATTCATATGCTAACATTGGTTTTAGAACTGGAATATATTCCATATTCTAAGGAAATAAACATTCTTTGCCATTTGATGTAACAGAGTGATGGAAATCTTGATGTGAATCTTCTTCATTGCATACTGTTGGTTACATCATAAACTCCAAAGTATATTCATTACCtaggagcaataaacaaaaagaGAATTAATCATGTTCTTAGTTGCATTATTTACAAATAACTGTTTAAGTTCATAATCTTTCAAAGTCTCTCCCACATCCTATCATCCTATCTTACATGACTAGACTACAATTTTCAGAACAAAgtccagaaattggatcaattagCAAATTGCACAAAAATAAGTTTAATAGGGTGTAAACTGCATTAATGATCATTTCTAGTGAAATGGTACCCAGAGCAAAATTTGACCGGCTACTTCCATGCACTGTTCATGTTAACACACCTGACATTACAATGCTCATCTCCTCCCTTACCAACAAAAATTGGTGCTCATGGAACAATCTCTGTACGTTGAGGGGTAAATTGCACTGCTTTGCTGTTTCTATTGTTATTTAAGGCAACAATCTACTGGCTTTCTGTGTGGTTCCAGCAGGATTCTCTCAGGATGATGAGGAATGAGAGCAGAGAGCAGGGCAGACGATGGGCCTGCATGCTATCTCCCTGTTGCTGGAGGAAAGTCACCTGCAGGTGCATGACATTTCTCGGCATGTGCAGGTCAGTGATCTGTGACACACAGAGCAGCTGGTTGATGACAAGCAGCACCTCTTTGATCCTGGAGAAATGCAATTTGTTCACAGCCCTCATCAATGAGAACAGTGATCTGCTCATGGGTGACATTTCTCTGTGCAATGAGGATGTCAAGCTGCTCCCTGGTGGCCATCACTGCTCCTTCAGAGCTTCAGTCTGCTCTGTGTGGCAGAGACCAGGCCTCTAGCCATATCAGGGTGGGACTACTATAAAGCAGACTCTGTGTTGCCTTCTGAACAAGCAGGTGTTTTGTGATGGTATTTTAGCTGATCCCCAGCCATGGGGTGTGTATAACATTTAGCATGAAGTTTCTGGTCTTCTGGCTTCACGCAACCTCCTGCGACAGGTGGGAGATGAATTCCTCTGAGCTCCTTGTCATCTGCATTCAGCCATGCAGGCCTGACAACATGCTCACCACCTCGCTGTGCATCCACAACACCCTTGTGACGCCAGTATCCCAGTGTGGTCCATATCTGGGGT
The sequence above is drawn from the Pristis pectinata isolate sPriPec2 chromosome 11, sPriPec2.1.pri, whole genome shotgun sequence genome and encodes:
- the gpr45 gene encoding high-affinity lysophosphatidic acid receptor isoform X2; its protein translation is MARKSEGRGVMLYSYLCILNTVRRNAVQIHNHADNLCLNQVSKLGLMGLQRPHQINVDMSFKTRAFTTILILFIGFSFCWLPYTVYSLLSVFSKNFYHSHSFYTISIWVLWLTYLKSVFNPIIYCWRIKKFRESCVEFMPKTFKILPKLPGRTKRRIRPSTIYICNDHQSAV
- the gpr45 gene encoding high-affinity lysophosphatidic acid receptor isoform X1, with protein sequence MSDIFTMIECNSTLLERCIPEFLNVTNPIVNSSKTNLPVFIRIMLAIVMMSMIAIGFLGNAIVCLIVYQKPAMRSAINLLLATLAFSDIMLSLMCMPFTTITIITVEWIFGGYFCRISAMFYWFFVLEGVAILLIISVDRYLIIVQRQDKLNPYRAKIMIVVSWTVSFCISFPSVIGWTAVEVPTRAPQCVLGYTEMGADRVYAVLLLVTIFFVPFSVMLYSYLCILNTVRRNAVQIHNHADNLCLNQVSKLGLMGLQRPHQINVDMSFKTRAFTTILILFIGFSFCWLPYTVYSLLSVFSKNFYHSHSFYTISIWVLWLTYLKSVFNPIIYCWRIKKFRESCVEFMPKTFKILPKLPGRTKRRIRPSTIYICNDHQSAV